The following coding sequences lie in one Pseudomonas svalbardensis genomic window:
- the abaF gene encoding fosfomycin efflux MFS transporter AbaF, which translates to MPNPHSSSRATTPSGLKRVVAAAMAGTVAEWYEFFLYGTASALVFGQLFFRQTDSPIDGILAAFALYAVGFLARPLGGLVFGHYGDKFGRKRLLQLSLVVVGITTFLMGCLPGFDQIGYAAPVLLVLLRLIQGFAFGGEWGGAILLVSEHCPDNRRGFWASWPQAGVPAGNLVATVALLLLSSNLSEEQFLAWGWRVAFWFSAVVVLIGYWIRTSVDDAPIFKEAQARQAQNKQQQLGVVEVLRHHWRAVLVGIGARFAENILYYTVVTFSITYLKLVVHKDTSEILFLMFGAHLLHFFMIPLMGYLSDLVGRKPVYLTGAILTAFWGFIGFPMMDTGNNWLIIGAITLGLAIESMTYAPYSALMAEMFPTHVRYTALSLCYQVAPIFAGSLAPLIALTLLNKYHSSTPIAWYLVGAALISIVAVGLTRETRGKSLHVVDSESAARIAALDTAVPASARRGDSLA; encoded by the coding sequence ATGCCCAATCCTCACAGCTCCTCCCGCGCAACCACGCCCTCGGGACTCAAACGTGTCGTGGCCGCCGCCATGGCCGGCACCGTCGCCGAATGGTATGAATTCTTCCTCTACGGCACCGCCTCGGCACTGGTCTTCGGCCAGCTGTTTTTTCGCCAGACCGACAGCCCGATCGATGGCATTCTCGCCGCCTTCGCTCTGTATGCCGTCGGCTTCCTCGCCCGCCCGCTGGGTGGCCTGGTGTTCGGTCACTACGGTGACAAGTTCGGCCGCAAACGCCTGCTGCAACTGAGCCTGGTGGTGGTCGGCATCACCACATTCCTGATGGGTTGCCTGCCCGGCTTCGACCAAATCGGCTACGCCGCGCCCGTGTTACTGGTGCTGCTGCGGCTGATCCAGGGTTTCGCCTTCGGTGGTGAATGGGGTGGTGCGATTCTGCTGGTGTCCGAACACTGCCCGGACAATCGCCGAGGCTTCTGGGCCAGCTGGCCGCAAGCCGGTGTCCCGGCCGGTAACCTGGTGGCGACCGTCGCGTTGCTGCTGTTGTCGTCGAACCTGTCGGAAGAGCAATTCCTCGCGTGGGGCTGGCGTGTCGCGTTCTGGTTCTCGGCGGTGGTGGTGCTGATCGGCTACTGGATTCGCACCAGCGTCGATGACGCGCCGATCTTCAAGGAAGCCCAGGCCCGTCAGGCGCAAAACAAGCAACAACAATTGGGCGTGGTCGAAGTGCTGCGTCATCACTGGCGTGCGGTGCTGGTCGGTATCGGCGCGCGGTTTGCCGAGAACATCCTTTACTACACCGTTGTGACCTTCTCGATTACCTACCTGAAACTGGTGGTGCACAAGGACACTTCAGAGATTCTGTTTCTGATGTTTGGCGCGCACCTGCTGCATTTCTTCATGATCCCGCTGATGGGTTATCTGTCCGACCTGGTCGGGCGCAAACCGGTGTACCTGACCGGCGCAATCCTCACCGCGTTCTGGGGCTTCATCGGCTTCCCGATGATGGACACCGGCAACAACTGGCTGATCATCGGGGCAATCACCCTGGGCCTGGCGATCGAGTCGATGACCTACGCGCCCTACTCGGCACTGATGGCCGAAATGTTCCCGACCCACGTGCGCTACACCGCGTTGTCCCTGTGCTACCAGGTGGCACCGATCTTCGCCGGCTCGCTGGCGCCGCTGATTGCCCTCACCCTGCTCAACAAGTACCACAGCTCGACACCGATCGCATGGTACCTGGTCGGCGCCGCGCTGATCTCTATTGTCGCCGTCGGCCTGACTCGGGAAACCCGTGGCAAGTCGCTGCATGTGGTGGATAGCGAATCCGCTGCACG